A single region of the Pseudomonadota bacterium genome encodes:
- the rimO gene encoding 30S ribosomal protein S12 methylthiotransferase RimO, producing MTKKVFIQSLGCPKNLVDSEVMTGCLMEAGYVLTADPEGADILLVNTCGFIQPAVEEGIDAILALTEIKKGAPQQKLVVTGCMVQRYGKELKKELPEVDLFIGVDGFPNIVSELSALGDLQESVMQLPATDFLMNSNTPRTISTPSHRAYLKVTEGCSNRCSYCLIPKIRGPLRSRTLSDLLAEATLLEKGGIKELTLIAQDLTAYGLDLGKDREGLIDLLRGLLDKTSIPWIRLLYLYPMRVKDELLDLVAENPRILPYFDIPLQHISNKILKAMNRPYTRQDAEKLISKVRKKLPDAAIRTTFMVGFPGENNEDVTELMSFMGEQHLQNVGVFTYSNEEGCEASGFANQCTEKEKEQRKAELMALQADISLSLNRKLVGTIQPVIVEGISRESDLLIEGRTKYQAADIDGCVYINAGVCQAGDIADVLITDAHHYDLVGEIVSSTETG from the coding sequence ATGACGAAGAAGGTATTTATCCAGAGCCTCGGGTGTCCAAAAAATCTTGTGGATTCAGAGGTAATGACCGGCTGCCTGATGGAAGCAGGGTATGTCCTTACTGCTGATCCGGAAGGTGCTGATATCCTTCTGGTCAACACCTGCGGTTTCATCCAGCCTGCAGTAGAAGAAGGGATTGATGCAATTCTGGCCCTGACTGAAATCAAGAAGGGTGCGCCGCAGCAGAAACTGGTGGTGACCGGCTGCATGGTCCAGAGATACGGCAAAGAACTTAAAAAAGAGTTGCCGGAAGTGGATCTCTTCATAGGAGTTGATGGGTTCCCGAATATAGTCAGTGAGCTATCTGCACTTGGCGACCTTCAGGAGTCAGTCATGCAACTTCCAGCAACTGATTTTCTGATGAACAGCAATACCCCGCGGACTATATCCACCCCTTCACACCGGGCCTATCTCAAGGTGACAGAGGGGTGTTCAAATCGTTGTTCATACTGCCTGATCCCAAAAATTCGAGGCCCTCTACGCAGTAGAACATTAAGTGATCTGCTTGCCGAAGCGACTCTTCTCGAAAAAGGAGGAATTAAAGAGCTGACCCTGATTGCCCAAGACCTGACAGCCTATGGTCTGGATCTCGGCAAAGACAGGGAAGGACTGATTGATCTGCTTCGGGGTCTGCTCGACAAAACGTCCATTCCCTGGATCAGGTTGCTGTACCTTTACCCAATGCGAGTAAAGGATGAACTTCTCGATCTGGTGGCAGAAAATCCAAGGATCCTACCCTATTTTGACATACCACTGCAGCATATCAGCAACAAGATCCTGAAGGCCATGAACCGGCCGTATACCAGGCAAGATGCCGAAAAACTCATCAGCAAGGTGCGAAAGAAACTTCCCGATGCGGCTATTCGAACAACATTTATGGTGGGTTTTCCTGGCGAAAACAATGAAGATGTTACAGAGTTGATGAGTTTCATGGGCGAGCAGCATCTGCAAAATGTGGGTGTCTTCACCTACTCAAATGAAGAAGGTTGCGAAGCATCTGGATTTGCAAATCAATGCACTGAAAAAGAGAAAGAACAGCGAAAAGCTGAACTAATGGCGCTGCAAGCGGATATATCACTGTCTTTGAACCGGAAACTGGTCGGTACTATCCAGCCTGTCATTGTTGAAGGGATCAGCAGAGAAAGTGACTTGCTTATCGAGGGAAGAACAAAATATCAGGCCGCCGACATAGATGGCTGTGTCTACATAAACGCAGGTGTATGTCAGGCGGGTGATATTGCGGACGTCTTAATCACCGACGCCCACCATTATGATCTGGTGGGCGAAATAGTCTCCTCTACAGAAACAGGGTGA
- a CDS encoding ATP synthase subunit I — translation MADFDLSGLRSSGSISESLQNGHQKRFEMNEKEGDSALQSIQLISWSILAIMTAASFPLFGFQITRSIFLGGILANVSFWFLQRDLTRLLQGPLNAVKSRFLIKYYLRLTVLALLLYFLISEGLVHFIGLLFGLSTVLVSIITLAVNVLKKTIHTREAS, via the coding sequence ATGGCTGACTTTGATCTTTCTGGGCTTCGGAGTAGCGGCAGCATTTCTGAATCTCTACAGAATGGCCACCAGAAAAGATTTGAAATGAATGAGAAGGAAGGCGATTCGGCACTGCAGAGCATTCAGCTCATAAGCTGGAGTATTCTGGCGATAATGACAGCGGCAAGTTTTCCGTTGTTTGGTTTTCAAATCACCCGCTCGATTTTTCTGGGTGGAATTCTTGCCAACGTCAGCTTCTGGTTTCTACAGCGAGACCTGACCAGGTTGTTACAAGGTCCTCTGAATGCGGTAAAAAGCAGGTTTCTGATAAAATATTATTTACGACTGACGGTCCTTGCCCTCCTCCTGTATTTTCTTATCAGTGAAGGACTGGTGCATTTTATCGGACTGTTGTTCGGACTATCGACTGTCCTCGTGAGTATTATAACACTGGCAGTAAATGTATTAAAAAAGACAATTCATACCAGGGAGGCATCATAA
- a CDS encoding HAD hydrolase-like protein yields the protein MIQNELNTFWQNIDHVFLDMDGTLLDKHFDDYFWEHFVPERFAEKEGISVIQARKLLLQKYKNCEGTLAWTDLDFWSTELDLDIPALKIKVDHLICVHPYVIDFMLFCRKVGKTVTMVTNAHSKTLAIKMNKTALSGYFDQIICSQEVGLAKEDPLFWKLLHKHVVYDPARTLLADDTEKVLISAEIYGIISLIYVARPSSKSLPKKSKRFKSIIFFNELIPE from the coding sequence ATGATTCAAAACGAGTTGAACACCTTTTGGCAAAACATAGATCATGTGTTCCTGGACATGGATGGCACTCTACTGGACAAGCATTTTGATGATTACTTCTGGGAGCATTTTGTCCCGGAGCGATTTGCTGAAAAAGAAGGTATATCTGTTATCCAGGCAAGAAAATTACTACTGCAGAAATACAAAAATTGTGAAGGAACTCTCGCCTGGACCGATCTTGATTTCTGGTCAACCGAACTCGATTTGGATATTCCGGCACTCAAAATCAAAGTAGACCACCTGATCTGCGTCCACCCATATGTTATTGATTTTATGTTGTTTTGTCGGAAAGTTGGCAAAACTGTAACCATGGTCACAAATGCCCACAGTAAAACCCTGGCTATTAAAATGAACAAAACCGCGCTCAGCGGCTACTTTGATCAGATCATTTGCTCGCAAGAGGTTGGGCTGGCCAAAGAAGATCCCTTGTTCTGGAAACTGCTACACAAACACGTTGTCTATGACCCTGCGAGAACACTTCTGGCTGATGACACGGAAAAGGTGCTGATATCAGCTGAAATTTACGGTATCATTTCACTCATATATGTTGCACGACCAAGCAGTAAATCTCTCCCGAAGAAATCAAAACGCTTTAAATCAATTATATTTTTTAACGAATTGATACCAGAATAG
- the atpB gene encoding F0F1 ATP synthase subunit A yields MEHPILFISVILEALHLPVPHGPVGDTVLSKLVSPHMTYTWLVMIFLIVMPKLTIGKLEMIPGKGQNFWEAIISGMEGFMAENMGKEGARMMFPMLATFAFYILVANLIGLMPGFMSPTSNLNITLGCTLIVFCTTHILGFKFHGLNYYKHFLGPVWWLIPLIAPIEIISHLARILSLSIRLFGNIMAKETLLGILFILAGAYFAPLPILCLGVFVSLVQALVFVLLSILYFSASMEHAH; encoded by the coding sequence ATGGAACATCCGATATTATTCATATCAGTTATCCTGGAAGCACTCCACTTGCCGGTGCCACACGGTCCCGTCGGTGATACGGTTCTGTCAAAACTCGTTTCACCGCACATGACCTACACCTGGCTCGTAATGATCTTTCTGATCGTCATGCCAAAACTTACCATCGGTAAACTGGAAATGATCCCCGGTAAAGGACAGAATTTCTGGGAGGCCATTATCAGCGGAATGGAAGGATTCATGGCTGAAAACATGGGCAAGGAAGGCGCCAGAATGATGTTTCCAATGCTTGCAACCTTCGCTTTTTATATACTGGTTGCCAATCTGATAGGTCTGATGCCTGGCTTTATGTCACCTACCTCAAACCTGAATATTACTCTGGGGTGCACCCTCATCGTTTTCTGTACAACTCATATACTCGGATTCAAATTTCACGGCCTCAACTACTATAAACACTTTCTGGGTCCGGTCTGGTGGCTTATCCCGCTGATTGCTCCCATTGAGATTATCAGCCATCTGGCCCGTATCCTGTCACTTTCAATCCGGCTCTTCGGCAACATCATGGCCAAAGAGACTCTGCTGGGAATTCTGTTCATTCTGGCTGGCGCATATTTCGCGCCACTGCCAATTCTGTGTCTTGGTGTATTCGTTTCATTGGTCCAGGCATTGGTATTTGTGCTGTTGTCGATTCTTTACTTCTCGGCTTCAATGGAACACGCGCATTAA
- the atpE gene encoding ATP synthase F0 subunit C produces the protein MKKLSVSSVLSVLMVMAAATVAMASEGGSAAAGNVNIAVICIAAALSVGVAALGCGIGMGSGIGGACSGIARNPEASGKITVTMIIGLALIESLTIYGLVISLILLFANPLLG, from the coding sequence ATGAAGAAATTAAGTGTAAGCTCTGTTCTGTCTGTACTCATGGTCATGGCCGCTGCCACTGTGGCAATGGCTTCTGAAGGTGGTTCAGCCGCTGCAGGTAACGTGAACATCGCCGTTATCTGTATTGCTGCCGCCCTTTCAGTTGGTGTTGCGGCTCTTGGTTGCGGTATCGGTATGGGTTCCGGTATCGGCGGTGCCTGCTCCGGTATCGCACGTAATCCTGAGGCTTCAGGAAAAATTACCGTTACCATGATCATCGGTCTCGCTCTGATCGAATCGCTGACCATTTACGGTCTGGTCATTTCTCTGATCCTGCTGTTCGCTAATCCGCTGCTTGGATAA
- a CDS encoding nucleoside phosphorylase, protein MPFKGCRLVLQPFFVYLIPMTEKPLINPVREKNEPLLPASGIIYINPGDIYRISAILENRNATSHFFFNSRLYTVADDHSGAFFVAGPAIGAPMAVMALEKLIALGARKVLVYGWCGSLCKDIEIGTLLLPTWGIPGEGTSSYYPGRENPASSETLRMDLETYFTANGISYSSGPVWSTDGVYRETTDKLAELSAKQIMGVDMEFTALARVAEFRNIDLAAAFLVSDNLWGEKWVAGFHQEAFRKMNKHISTKLLDAAQFLNQV, encoded by the coding sequence TTGCCTTTTAAAGGCTGCAGGCTTGTCCTGCAGCCTTTTTTTGTTTATCTAATACCCATGACAGAAAAACCATTGATAAACCCTGTACGGGAGAAAAATGAACCCCTCCTGCCTGCTTCCGGCATAATATATATAAACCCCGGCGATATATACAGGATCTCGGCTATACTCGAAAACAGAAACGCCACTTCTCACTTCTTCTTCAACAGCAGATTGTATACCGTAGCAGATGACCACTCTGGTGCTTTTTTTGTGGCAGGTCCGGCAATTGGAGCACCAATGGCAGTCATGGCCCTGGAAAAACTGATCGCACTCGGCGCCAGAAAAGTTCTGGTCTATGGCTGGTGCGGTTCTCTCTGTAAGGACATTGAAATCGGCACACTTCTTCTGCCAACCTGGGGAATCCCAGGGGAAGGCACCTCAAGCTACTATCCGGGCAGAGAAAATCCTGCAAGCTCGGAGACTTTGAGAATGGATCTTGAGACATATTTCACCGCAAACGGGATATCATACTCATCAGGTCCGGTATGGAGTACGGATGGGGTTTACCGTGAAACAACGGACAAGCTTGCTGAATTATCAGCAAAGCAGATTATGGGAGTTGACATGGAGTTTACCGCTCTGGCAAGAGTTGCCGAGTTTAGGAATATTGATCTAGCTGCCGCTTTTCTTGTCTCTGATAATTTGTGGGGAGAAAAATGGGTCGCCGGCTTTCACCAAGAAGCTTTCAGAAAAATGAACAAACACATTTCTACAAAACTGCTTGATGCAGCTCAATTCTTGAATCAGGTGTGA
- a CDS encoding dihydroorotate dehydrogenase — protein sequence MEINNLKVDVGGIKLQNPVLTASGTFGYGSEFSDYVNLHRLGGIIVKGISMEPRAGNPPPRIVETSSGMLNAIGLENVGAEKFKSEKMPFLRETGASIIVNILGDTVDEYRELACFLNDVDGLSGIEVNISCPNVKKGGVAFGTDPVMVKEVTAAVKKSTDLPVIIKLSPNVTDITNTAKAAEESGADAVSLINTLIGMAIDHRSRKPKLANIIGGLSGPAIKPIALRMVWQVAKTVKIPVIGIGGIMCAEDAIEFLIAGATAVQVGTANFVNPGTCEEIIAGISQYIEDMNYSNVSELIGSLEI from the coding sequence ATGGAAATAAATAATCTGAAAGTAGATGTTGGCGGTATTAAATTACAAAATCCGGTACTCACTGCATCAGGAACATTCGGTTATGGGAGTGAGTTTTCAGACTATGTCAACCTGCACAGGCTTGGCGGAATCATCGTGAAGGGCATTTCCATGGAACCGAGAGCAGGAAACCCTCCTCCCAGAATTGTCGAAACAAGCTCAGGGATGCTCAATGCTATTGGACTGGAAAACGTTGGGGCGGAAAAATTCAAATCCGAGAAAATGCCCTTCTTGCGAGAAACCGGTGCTTCGATCATTGTAAATATTCTTGGTGACACGGTTGATGAGTACCGGGAACTGGCCTGCTTTCTGAACGATGTTGACGGATTATCAGGCATTGAAGTGAATATTTCCTGTCCCAACGTTAAAAAAGGCGGCGTTGCATTTGGCACTGATCCGGTCATGGTAAAAGAAGTAACAGCGGCGGTCAAAAAAAGCACAGATCTTCCTGTAATCATTAAACTTTCTCCTAATGTCACCGATATCACTAATACTGCCAAAGCGGCTGAAGAGAGCGGAGCTGACGCTGTTTCCCTGATCAATACCCTGATAGGAATGGCCATTGACCACCGGAGTCGAAAACCAAAACTAGCAAACATCATCGGTGGTCTTTCAGGACCGGCGATTAAACCTATTGCCTTAAGAATGGTCTGGCAGGTGGCAAAAACTGTGAAGATTCCGGTTATTGGCATAGGCGGAATCATGTGTGCAGAAGATGCAATCGAATTTCTGATCGCCGGAGCAACTGCTGTTCAGGTTGGCACTGCAAACTTTGTTAACCCAGGAACCTGCGAAGAAATAATTGCCGGCATCTCACAGTATATTGAGGATATGAATTATTCAAATGTGAGTGAACTGATCGGTTCCCTGGAAATATAG
- a CDS encoding dihydroorotate dehydrogenase electron transfer subunit: MKGEILRNEAITKDICRLTISAPEIATSALPGQFLMVKSSDKNNPLLRRPFSIHQTTSADRIQILFKKIGKGTRFLANKKQGDELDIIGPLGKGFSIPDKPTNICLVGGGMGVAPLFFLAKRLSRQSELFPEIKVLLGAAKAVDLTIISKDFETLGIKPVCATDDGSIGYHGLVTDLLLTELDTSKKWSVFTCGPHPMMHTVVKHSTSSAWSCQVSLETLMACGISACLGCAVKSSGNNDRQYLHVCKDGPVFDSGAISWK; the protein is encoded by the coding sequence ATTAAGGGTGAAATACTCCGCAACGAGGCAATCACTAAGGATATATGCCGTCTGACTATTTCGGCACCTGAGATTGCCACCAGTGCCCTTCCAGGCCAATTTTTAATGGTCAAATCCTCGGATAAAAACAACCCCTTATTGCGCCGTCCATTTTCAATCCATCAGACAACTTCCGCTGATCGAATCCAGATACTTTTTAAGAAAATTGGGAAAGGAACACGTTTCCTGGCCAACAAAAAGCAGGGTGATGAATTAGATATTATTGGCCCTCTTGGAAAGGGATTTTCCATACCTGATAAGCCGACAAATATATGCCTCGTTGGTGGCGGAATGGGAGTTGCCCCACTTTTCTTTCTCGCCAAACGGCTCAGCCGGCAATCTGAATTATTCCCGGAAATCAAGGTGCTGCTTGGGGCCGCCAAAGCGGTGGATCTTACCATTATCAGCAAAGATTTCGAAACACTTGGTATCAAACCAGTGTGCGCGACCGATGATGGCAGTATAGGTTATCACGGACTAGTTACAGACCTTTTGCTTACCGAGCTGGACACATCGAAAAAATGGTCTGTCTTCACCTGCGGGCCTCATCCCATGATGCATACTGTAGTCAAACACTCAACATCTTCGGCGTGGTCCTGCCAGGTCTCTCTTGAAACATTAATGGCATGCGGCATCTCTGCCTGTCTTGGTTGCGCGGTAAAAAGCAGCGGAAATAATGACAGACAGTATCTCCATGTCTGCAAAGATGGCCCGGTATTTGATTCAGGAGCAATCTCATGGAAATAA
- a CDS encoding ParB/RepB/Spo0J family partition protein — protein sequence MVKHSALGKGLNALLPSDGNDNINDTATGTLISCAIDRIVPNPYQPRKEMDQEALRQLADSIKEKGVLQPLIVRKKDDGDYELVAGERRLQAATIAGLEKVPVIIREIEHSDRLELAIIENIQRQDLSPLDEAEAYQRLMSEFGETQESVAKKVGKQRSTIANALRLLQLPEFAKSELASGRISSGHARVLLSCPDEHTMRSLCEEILSNGLSVRQAEALARKLKPGIQRKNLNQNSAKSSEDLIPESYCKALENDLVRHLDTKSRIIQNGSRGKVEIEYFSMDDLERLVSLITGNQTIS from the coding sequence CGCAACCGGAACTCTGATTTCATGCGCCATTGACAGGATTGTTCCCAATCCATATCAACCTCGAAAGGAAATGGACCAGGAGGCTCTGCGGCAGCTTGCCGATTCCATAAAAGAAAAAGGAGTTCTCCAGCCATTAATAGTAAGAAAGAAAGATGATGGCGACTATGAGTTGGTTGCTGGTGAAAGACGACTCCAGGCAGCCACCATTGCCGGTCTTGAAAAAGTACCCGTGATTATCAGGGAAATTGAACATTCAGATCGACTTGAACTGGCAATTATTGAAAACATCCAAAGGCAGGATCTTTCACCACTTGATGAGGCGGAAGCTTACCAGCGCCTGATGAGCGAGTTCGGGGAAACGCAGGAGTCAGTCGCAAAAAAAGTCGGGAAGCAGAGGTCAACAATAGCCAACGCCCTCAGGTTATTGCAACTCCCTGAATTTGCAAAATCAGAACTTGCGTCAGGGAGAATTTCATCGGGACATGCCCGAGTCCTTCTTTCTTGTCCGGATGAACACACAATGCGCTCTCTGTGTGAAGAAATTCTCAGTAACGGACTTTCTGTCAGACAGGCAGAAGCTTTAGCGAGAAAACTAAAACCAGGTATTCAGCGAAAGAACCTGAACCAAAATTCTGCAAAATCCTCAGAAGATCTAATCCCTGAATCATACTGTAAAGCACTGGAAAATGATCTCGTCAGACATCTTGACACCAAAAGTCGCATTATCCAGAATGGCAGTAGAGGGAAGGTGGAAATTGAATACTTCTCCATGGATGATCTGGAAAGACTTGTCAGTCTAATTACGGGCAATCAGACAATTTCCTGA
- a CDS encoding DUF1232 domain-containing protein codes for MLSTPGKILYLLKLIFAHRSSWYSKLLVLLGVVYLLFPADLILDTLPFLGLLDDLSFLSLFTWLAYLFMPLELKQILRSRFNR; via the coding sequence ATGTTATCGACTCCAGGAAAGATATTATATCTGCTTAAACTTATTTTTGCTCACCGATCCTCTTGGTACAGCAAGCTGCTCGTATTACTGGGGGTCGTTTATCTGCTGTTCCCTGCCGACTTGATTCTCGACACCTTGCCTTTTCTCGGTCTACTTGATGACCTGAGTTTCCTCTCACTCTTCACCTGGCTTGCCTACCTTTTTATGCCGTTAGAACTTAAACAAATTCTGCGTAGCCGTTTTAACAGATAA
- the hemL gene encoding glutamate-1-semialdehyde 2,1-aminomutase: MNTDTSKKMFTKAQTLIPGGVDSPVRACKSVGCDPIFIDKASGAKVYDVDGNSYTDFIGSWGPMILGHNHPAVIEAISKAMEKGTSFGAPCALEIDLAEMVIAAVPSVEMVRFVSSGTEATMSAIRLARGFTGRKVIVKFNGGYHGHADSFLVKAGSGVVTLGIPGSPGVPEDIVKNTLSIPYNNPDELERTLRNKDLDIACVIIEPIAGNMGVVSPAPGFLQKLRDLTAELGILLIFDEVITGFRASLGGAQAKFGITPDLTCLGKIIGGGLPVGAYGGRKEIMDMIAPNGPVYQAGTLSGNPLAMAAGKATLTELAKPGFYEELDKKSLSFGTELLKIAKIHLGDNVCMNQAGSVLTLFFTAGPVTDFDTAMKSDTDRYGLYYREMLAAGIYLAPAQFEGMFISAAHSKQDLEITLEKAESVFRKMK; encoded by the coding sequence ATGAACACAGATACATCAAAGAAAATGTTTACCAAGGCACAAACCCTAATCCCGGGGGGTGTAGACAGCCCGGTCAGGGCATGTAAATCGGTAGGTTGTGACCCAATATTTATTGACAAGGCTTCAGGCGCTAAAGTTTACGATGTTGACGGAAACAGCTACACGGATTTCATCGGTTCGTGGGGACCGATGATCTTGGGCCATAACCATCCGGCGGTAATTGAAGCAATCAGCAAGGCGATGGAAAAAGGAACCAGTTTCGGAGCCCCCTGCGCTCTGGAAATTGATCTGGCCGAGATGGTAATCGCAGCCGTTCCTTCCGTAGAAATGGTAAGGTTTGTCAGTTCGGGCACCGAAGCCACCATGAGCGCCATTAGACTTGCCCGCGGATTTACAGGCCGTAAAGTTATTGTTAAATTCAACGGCGGATATCACGGCCACGCTGACTCTTTTCTGGTAAAAGCAGGTTCAGGAGTTGTGACCCTCGGAATTCCCGGGAGCCCTGGTGTACCGGAAGACATCGTCAAAAACACCTTGTCAATCCCTTACAACAATCCAGATGAACTGGAAAGGACCCTGCGGAACAAGGATCTCGATATCGCCTGTGTGATCATCGAACCGATCGCCGGCAATATGGGCGTGGTCTCCCCTGCACCGGGATTTCTTCAAAAACTTCGTGACCTGACAGCGGAATTGGGAATCCTTCTCATCTTTGACGAAGTGATAACCGGGTTTCGGGCAAGCCTTGGTGGAGCACAGGCTAAATTCGGGATTACTCCTGACCTGACTTGTCTCGGAAAAATCATTGGCGGCGGATTGCCTGTGGGTGCATACGGAGGCAGAAAAGAAATTATGGATATGATCGCGCCAAACGGGCCTGTATATCAGGCTGGTACTTTATCAGGAAACCCCTTGGCAATGGCAGCCGGTAAAGCAACGCTTACCGAACTTGCCAAGCCTGGTTTTTATGAGGAGCTTGACAAGAAATCCCTCTCTTTCGGCACAGAACTTCTTAAAATTGCCAAAATTCATCTGGGTGACAATGTCTGCATGAACCAGGCCGGATCAGTGTTGACACTTTTCTTCACAGCAGGGCCGGTAACAGATTTCGATACCGCCATGAAATCAGATACCGACCGGTACGGACTTTACTATCGCGAGATGCTTGCCGCTGGTATTTACCTGGCTCCAGCACAATTTGAAGGAATGTTCATTTCAGCTGCCCACTCAAAACAAGACCTTGAAATTACACTGGAAAAGGCTGAATCCGTATTCAGAAAAATGAAGTAA
- a CDS encoding AtpZ/AtpI family protein — translation MSGNRKEIMKLLADFSTIGMTVAFSIFIGVGFGYYLDHKVFDGRTSPWLTLIFLGFGVAAAFLNLYRMATRKDLK, via the coding sequence ATGTCAGGTAACAGAAAGGAAATCATGAAGCTGTTGGCCGACTTCAGCACCATCGGCATGACAGTTGCCTTTTCAATCTTCATCGGCGTCGGATTTGGTTATTACCTTGACCATAAGGTGTTTGACGGTCGGACTTCACCATGGCTGACTTTGATCTTTCTGGGCTTCGGAGTAGCGGCAGCATTTCTGAATCTCTACAGAATGGCCACCAGAAAAGATTTGAAATGA